In a genomic window of Sulfuriferula nivalis:
- a CDS encoding TRAP transporter substrate-binding protein — protein sequence MQRRDFIKGAAGAGLAGLAAAPSIAQAADAPVINWRLASSFPKSLDTIYGAAEVLSKRVAALTNGKFQIRVFAGGELVPGLQVLDAVQNGTVECGHTASYYYVGKNMAFAFDCAVPFGLTARQQNSWMYAGGGLQLMREFFKNYNIVQFPGGNTGTQMGGWFRHEIKSLADLKGLKMRIPGLGGKIMAKLGAVPQTLPGGDIYPALERGALDAAEWVGPYDDEKLGFYKIAKHYYYPGWWEGGPQLSFMVNIDKWNALPETYKQAFEVATMEANAMMLAQYDSKNPPAMMRLIQQGVKIHPFPKDVMLAARERAFALYDEEAAKNPAFKKIYIEWKKFRDSEIQWFKVGEAPYQNFMYYVK from the coding sequence ATGCAACGTCGAGATTTCATTAAGGGGGCTGCTGGTGCGGGTTTGGCAGGGTTGGCAGCTGCACCATCTATAGCACAGGCGGCAGATGCACCGGTGATCAATTGGCGACTAGCGTCGAGTTTCCCCAAAAGTCTGGACACGATATACGGCGCAGCCGAAGTGTTAAGCAAGCGCGTTGCAGCATTAACTAATGGTAAGTTCCAGATACGTGTTTTTGCAGGTGGTGAGTTGGTCCCCGGCTTGCAAGTGTTGGATGCGGTACAAAATGGCACCGTCGAGTGTGGACATACGGCGAGTTATTACTATGTTGGTAAAAATATGGCTTTTGCATTTGATTGCGCAGTGCCGTTTGGGTTAACCGCTCGCCAACAAAATTCCTGGATGTATGCAGGTGGTGGCTTGCAACTGATGCGTGAGTTTTTCAAAAACTACAATATCGTGCAATTTCCGGGTGGCAATACAGGCACACAAATGGGCGGCTGGTTTCGCCATGAAATCAAGTCGCTGGCAGATTTAAAAGGCCTGAAAATGCGCATCCCAGGCTTGGGTGGCAAAATCATGGCCAAGCTGGGCGCAGTGCCGCAAACTTTACCTGGAGGTGATATATATCCAGCTTTAGAGCGTGGCGCACTGGATGCAGCCGAATGGGTAGGGCCGTATGACGATGAAAAGCTCGGCTTTTATAAAATCGCCAAGCATTATTACTATCCAGGCTGGTGGGAAGGTGGCCCGCAACTGAGTTTTATGGTCAACATTGATAAATGGAACGCCTTGCCTGAAACGTACAAGCAGGCTTTTGAAGTCGCCACCATGGAAGCCAATGCCATGATGCTGGCACAATACGACAGCAAAAATCCACCTGCGATGATGCGCTTGATACAGCAGGGCGTAAAAATCCATCCTTTCCCTAAGGATGTGATGTTAGCCGCGCGGGAACGTGCTTTTGCGCTGTATGACGAAGAAGCCGCCAAGAATCCTGCTTTTAAAAAAATCTACATCGAATGGAAAAAATTCCGTGATAGCGAAATCCAGTGGTTCAAAGTGGGTGAAGCGCCGTATCAGAATTTTATGTATTACGTTAAGTGA
- a CDS encoding TonB family protein — MPESAQLFNPTPHFHMPKIRISILVALALSLGLHAVLLVLSTVKALPHPHSSTVSEPLQVSLLIEPAQPMRHAANAAKSASLAQVSAGSLEHTTKLRSKLAIPTPTSVEEVEHNGIVDSMPPPEPEKKPASMPAPPPPTAEEWKLASTYTLKNSKRYRYNWGQLVRSMMGTAVEGPQQGQVRLHIEIAPDGKIAKVEVLWTTSETAEKLALQAISALPPLPPTPTGKPLVFEKTISFEPVEMGWPPIYKYDCLPDPPAFHNPYAWDGASIQHTAQGNQEAGSPVTSASPQTDCPPDSSSDSIDAEEKDMKRQFDQWGSGRLNGVN, encoded by the coding sequence ATGCCAGAATCGGCTCAACTCTTCAACCCCACACCTCACTTTCACATGCCCAAAATCCGGATAAGTATTCTCGTGGCGCTTGCGTTGTCGCTGGGGTTACACGCAGTACTGCTGGTGCTATCGACGGTCAAGGCGTTACCACATCCTCACTCATCGACAGTTTCAGAGCCATTGCAGGTAAGTCTATTGATTGAGCCTGCCCAGCCAATGAGACATGCCGCTAATGCAGCGAAATCTGCCAGCCTTGCCCAAGTGAGCGCTGGGTCTCTGGAACACACTACGAAACTGCGCTCCAAACTGGCTATCCCAACACCGACGAGTGTCGAGGAGGTTGAGCACAATGGCATTGTGGATTCCATGCCACCACCCGAACCTGAGAAAAAACCAGCTTCCATGCCAGCGCCGCCACCTCCAACCGCAGAGGAGTGGAAATTAGCTTCTACCTACACGCTCAAGAACAGCAAGCGTTACCGTTACAACTGGGGTCAGTTGGTTCGAAGCATGATGGGAACAGCAGTGGAGGGTCCTCAACAGGGGCAGGTTAGATTACATATAGAGATTGCACCCGACGGCAAAATTGCCAAGGTCGAAGTGCTTTGGACGACCTCGGAAACAGCTGAAAAGCTGGCTTTGCAAGCCATTAGCGCGCTGCCACCATTGCCGCCTACTCCGACTGGTAAACCTCTCGTGTTTGAAAAGACAATCTCATTTGAGCCGGTTGAGATGGGGTGGCCACCTATTTACAAATATGACTGTTTACCCGATCCGCCGGCCTTTCATAATCCTTACGCGTGGGATGGCGCTTCAATTCAGCACACTGCGCAAGGCAATCAGGAGGCTGGTTCGCCCGTGACCAGCGCATCCCCACAGACAGATTGCCCACCTGACTCCTCATCGGACTCCATCGATGCAGAAGAGAAAGATATGAAACGCCAATTTGATCAATGGGGTTCGGGGCGATTAAATGGGGTCAATTGA
- the wrbA gene encoding NAD(P)H:quinone oxidoreductase, translated as MPDILVLYYSQHGSTAAVAQAIARGIESVPNAQARIRTVPKVAPTTQIATPAIPDAGAPYVEIHDLTECIGLALGSPTRFGNMASAMKHFLDGTAAIWMQGGLAGKPAAVFTSTTTMHGGQESTLLSMMLPLLHHGMVIVGIPFTEATLTSTTSGGTPYGASHVSGIDNKTQLTEDERKLAFALGQRLATTALKLATESH; from the coding sequence ATGCCCGACATCCTCGTTCTCTATTACAGTCAACACGGCTCAACTGCCGCTGTCGCGCAAGCAATTGCACGGGGAATAGAATCCGTTCCCAATGCACAAGCACGTATCCGCACCGTACCCAAAGTTGCACCAACGACCCAGATTGCCACACCCGCCATTCCCGATGCAGGCGCACCTTATGTTGAAATCCATGATTTGACGGAATGCATAGGTTTGGCACTGGGTAGTCCTACACGTTTTGGCAACATGGCTTCAGCAATGAAACACTTTCTCGATGGCACGGCTGCTATATGGATGCAAGGTGGTCTGGCGGGTAAACCTGCCGCCGTGTTCACCTCGACTACCACTATGCACGGCGGGCAGGAAAGCACATTGCTGTCGATGATGTTGCCATTACTGCATCACGGCATGGTCATTGTTGGCATTCCGTTTACCGAAGCAACGCTGACCAGCACTACCAGTGGCGGTACACCTTATGGTGCCAGCCATGTCAGCGGCATTGATAATAAAACCCAACTCACGGAAGACGAACGCAAACTAGCCTTTGCATTAGGTCAACGCCTCGCCACCACCGCACTGAAACTTGCCACTGAAAGTCATTAA
- a CDS encoding peroxiredoxin, translating into MSIRIDDIAPDFTVDSTAGKINLHEWIGDSYAILFSHPKDFTPVCTTEFGAVAQLVPEFAKRNTKVMGVSVDNVEEHKKWKRDIEAFAGVPADFPIIDDTSLHVSKLYDMLPAGAYLAENRTPANSATVRTVFIIGPDKKVRLTMSYPMSVGRNFAEILRALDAIQITDGAPIATPANWIPGQDVIVGLSLNDEQAKEKFGNIDIKLPYLRFTKAPKK; encoded by the coding sequence ATGTCTATTCGCATCGACGATATCGCTCCAGACTTCACTGTGGATTCTACAGCCGGCAAAATCAACCTTCATGAATGGATCGGTGACAGTTATGCCATTCTGTTTTCACATCCAAAAGATTTTACACCGGTGTGTACGACCGAATTCGGTGCAGTTGCTCAGCTTGTGCCCGAATTTGCCAAACGCAATACCAAGGTGATGGGCGTATCCGTGGACAACGTTGAAGAACACAAAAAATGGAAGCGCGATATCGAAGCCTTTGCTGGCGTTCCTGCCGACTTCCCGATTATCGACGACACTTCGTTACATGTTTCCAAACTGTACGACATGCTGCCAGCCGGTGCCTATCTGGCAGAGAATCGTACGCCTGCCAATAGCGCTACTGTACGGACTGTGTTCATCATCGGTCCGGACAAAAAGGTTCGCCTAACCATGTCATATCCGATGTCTGTGGGTCGCAACTTTGCTGAGATTTTACGTGCCTTGGATGCTATTCAGATTACTGATGGTGCACCTATTGCAACGCCCGCTAACTGGATTCCTGGTCAGGACGTGATTGTGGGATTAAGCCTGAACGATGAGCAGGCTAAAGAAAAGTTCGGAAATATCGATATTAAGCTGCCTTATTTGCGATTTACAAAAGCCCCGAAAAAGTAG
- a CDS encoding DUF2069 domain-containing protein: protein MNNTKLLQNISIVSLIALIFLSVAWEGWLAPLKPGGSMLIFKVLPLLAPLFGILHGKRYTYQWSSLMILVYFTEGAVRAWSDHGISQILAMIEVAFTVTFFFATIYYARATGRAH from the coding sequence ATGAACAACACGAAACTATTACAAAACATCAGCATCGTCAGCCTTATCGCACTGATATTTCTATCCGTCGCCTGGGAAGGCTGGCTGGCTCCGCTTAAACCCGGCGGTTCCATGCTGATATTCAAGGTTCTCCCGCTGCTCGCTCCGCTATTCGGCATATTGCACGGCAAACGTTATACCTACCAATGGTCATCATTGATGATACTGGTGTACTTCACTGAAGGCGCAGTCCGCGCATGGTCAGATCATGGCATCTCGCAAATTCTGGCTATGATAGAAGTTGCGTTCACCGTTACTTTCTTTTTTGCCACTATTTATTACGCTCGCGCCACTGGCCGCGCACATTGA
- a CDS encoding transporter, which yields MKPYSVDYIAGALLACTILIISSPALAGPPFLTDDPEPVEYQHHELYISSQQLKTRNDTTGTLPHIEYNYGALPDLQLHIIVPYAFNHPVNGQREGGLGDIELGAKYRFMQETDNRPMVGIFPLVEIHTGDANKGLGNGATQVFLPIWLQKRWGEWQSYGGGGYWINNAQIAKNHWLFGWQLQKDISDHLTLGGEIYFSTEQAPGAGSSSGFNLGGFYNLDEHNHLLFSAGRGLTNIDTTNQLSSYIGYQITW from the coding sequence ATGAAACCATACAGCGTAGATTATATTGCCGGCGCTTTGCTGGCATGCACCATACTAATTATCTCATCCCCAGCGTTGGCTGGTCCGCCGTTCCTTACGGACGATCCCGAGCCAGTTGAATATCAGCATCACGAGTTATATATCTCCTCACAACAATTAAAAACAAGAAACGACACAACCGGAACGCTGCCTCACATCGAATACAACTATGGTGCGTTGCCTGATCTGCAACTGCACATCATTGTTCCCTACGCTTTCAACCACCCGGTGAACGGTCAACGCGAAGGTGGGCTGGGAGATATTGAGCTGGGTGCCAAATACCGCTTTATGCAGGAAACCGACAATCGACCAATGGTAGGCATCTTCCCTCTTGTCGAAATCCACACAGGTGACGCCAACAAAGGGCTGGGAAACGGAGCCACCCAAGTGTTTCTGCCCATTTGGCTGCAGAAAAGATGGGGCGAGTGGCAAAGTTATGGGGGTGGAGGCTACTGGATCAACAATGCTCAGATTGCCAAGAACCACTGGTTATTCGGATGGCAGTTACAGAAGGATATTTCGGATCATCTGACGCTGGGCGGAGAGATATACTTCAGCACAGAGCAGGCACCTGGTGCTGGATCAAGTTCCGGCTTCAATCTAGGCGGATTCTACAACCTTGATGAGCACAATCATCTGCTTTTTTCTGCTGGCCGTGGGCTGACCAATATTGATACAACAAACCAGCTTTCTTCCTATATTGGCTATCAAATAACTTGGTGA
- the serS gene encoding serine--tRNA ligase, translating to MLDIQLLRNDLDNVAARLASRGFTLDTSEFARLEVERKKIQTLTQELQAKRNASSKQIGIAKSKGEDSSAIMAEIANLGDELKAAEDALTELQTPLNALLMSIPNLPHESVPVGKSEEDNVEVSRVGTPRSFDFPIKDHVELGEKLGLDFETATKIAGARFSLLRGDLARLHRALAQFMLDTHTVDHGYTEVYVPYLVNAESMRGTGQLPKFEEDLFHVPRTDAEKLYLIPTAEVPLTNMVRGEIVDSATLPLKFVAHTPCFRSEAGAYGRDTRGMIRQHQFDKVELVQLVKPEHSYDVLEALTSHAEAILTALELPYRKMALCTKDMGFSAAKTYDLEVWLPAQNTYREISSCSNFEAFQTRRMQARFRNDSGKPELLHSINGSGLAVGRTLVAILENHQQADGSISIPAALQPYMRGMTSLSLSA from the coding sequence ATGTTAGATATACAACTACTCCGCAATGATTTAGACAACGTCGCCGCCCGCCTCGCCAGTCGTGGTTTTACCCTCGATACCAGCGAATTCGCACGCCTTGAAGTCGAACGTAAAAAAATCCAGACCCTCACTCAGGAATTGCAAGCCAAACGTAATGCCAGCTCCAAGCAGATAGGTATCGCCAAATCCAAAGGTGAAGACAGCAGCGCGATCATGGCGGAAATCGCCAATCTGGGCGACGAACTCAAAGCGGCGGAAGATGCATTAACTGAATTGCAAACACCGCTAAACGCGCTGCTCATGAGCATTCCTAACCTGCCACATGAATCAGTTCCTGTTGGCAAATCCGAAGAAGACAACGTCGAAGTCAGCCGCGTCGGCACACCGCGCAGTTTTGATTTCCCTATCAAGGATCATGTCGAGCTAGGCGAAAAACTCGGTCTGGATTTTGAGACCGCAACCAAAATTGCAGGTGCACGTTTCTCATTACTACGTGGTGACTTAGCCCGCTTACATCGCGCATTAGCGCAGTTCATGCTGGATACGCACACCGTGGATCACGGCTATACCGAAGTTTATGTGCCTTATCTCGTCAACGCCGAATCCATGCGTGGCACGGGACAATTACCAAAATTCGAAGAAGACCTGTTCCACGTACCTCGTACCGACGCAGAAAAACTCTACCTCATCCCAACTGCAGAAGTGCCTCTGACCAACATGGTACGTGGTGAAATTGTTGACAGCGCAACCTTGCCACTGAAATTCGTCGCACATACCCCGTGCTTCCGCTCTGAAGCCGGCGCATACGGTCGCGACACACGCGGAATGATACGCCAGCATCAATTCGATAAAGTTGAATTAGTACAACTGGTCAAACCCGAACATAGTTACGATGTACTGGAAGCCCTCACCAGCCACGCTGAAGCTATTCTAACCGCTCTGGAACTGCCTTATCGAAAAATGGCGCTGTGCACCAAGGATATGGGGTTCTCCGCTGCCAAAACCTACGATCTGGAAGTCTGGCTGCCTGCACAGAACACTTATCGCGAAATCTCGTCATGCAGCAACTTCGAAGCTTTCCAGACTCGCCGCATGCAAGCTCGTTTCCGCAATGACAGCGGCAAGCCCGAACTACTGCACAGCATTAATGGTTCAGGACTAGCAGTAGGCCGTACGCTCGTAGCCATATTGGAAAACCATCAGCAAGCCGATGGCTCCATCAGCATACCAGCGGCATTACAGCCCTATATGCGTGGCATGACCAGTCTGAGCCTGAGTGCGTAA
- a CDS encoding YihY family inner membrane protein: MHMRNKIQQTLNFIRLVARRFTADNVPQTAASLTYTTLLAIVPLITIGLTIFSAFPAFETISTNLKIFILENMLPEAAGKVISVYMFQFSENAGKLTAIGTVVLAITAFMLMHTIEGALNAIWHVRRTRSLTKRLLVFWAVLSLGPLLIGGSLYVTSYFASLALGLGHEVHGATLYILKFVPIALTVTAMSLLYLMVPNRYVPAKHAWLGGLIAGLCFEAMKSLFSSYVSHMPSYTLVYGAFAILPLFLLWIYFSWMTVLLGAVITAELPNLALEDWNDHRQSGHVFELAVRVLMLLANAQLRGEILSLQQIASNTQANWEQLEALLSQLVDANWVLRSGKGWALAMHPDRILLRSVFEYFVFDDKDAHLNLTTLVNNPLISLTDWQTQSGDFK; this comes from the coding sequence ATGCATATGCGAAATAAGATACAGCAAACTTTGAATTTTATACGATTAGTGGCCAGGCGATTCACGGCAGATAATGTGCCACAGACCGCAGCCAGCTTAACCTATACGACTTTGTTGGCGATAGTGCCGTTGATTACTATCGGCTTAACGATTTTTTCCGCTTTCCCCGCCTTTGAAACCATTTCGACCAATCTGAAAATATTTATATTGGAGAATATGTTGCCTGAGGCCGCGGGCAAAGTGATCAGTGTTTATATGTTTCAGTTTTCCGAAAATGCGGGCAAGTTAACGGCGATCGGGACTGTAGTGCTGGCGATTACCGCGTTCATGTTGATGCATACCATAGAAGGTGCGCTAAATGCGATTTGGCACGTACGTCGTACTCGTTCATTAACTAAGCGTCTGTTGGTTTTTTGGGCAGTGTTGTCGCTGGGCCCCTTGCTGATAGGTGGTAGCCTTTATGTTACTTCGTATTTTGCCAGTTTAGCTTTAGGTCTGGGGCATGAGGTTCATGGTGCAACGTTATATATACTCAAATTTGTGCCGATTGCGTTAACAGTCACTGCAATGTCTTTGCTCTATCTGATGGTGCCGAATCGTTATGTCCCTGCGAAGCATGCATGGCTGGGTGGTTTGATTGCGGGGCTTTGCTTTGAAGCAATGAAATCGCTGTTTTCCAGTTATGTTAGTCATATGCCTTCTTATACGCTGGTGTATGGTGCGTTTGCCATCTTGCCGTTGTTTTTGTTATGGATATATTTTTCATGGATGACGGTGTTGCTGGGTGCTGTGATTACTGCAGAGTTACCTAATTTGGCATTAGAAGACTGGAATGACCATAGACAAAGTGGGCATGTTTTTGAGCTTGCTGTACGTGTGTTAATGCTTCTGGCTAATGCACAGTTGCGTGGTGAAATCTTGAGTCTACAGCAGATTGCGTCAAATACTCAGGCTAATTGGGAGCAGCTTGAAGCGCTGCTGTCTCAGTTAGTTGATGCAAATTGGGTTTTGAGATCAGGTAAAGGATGGGCATTGGCGATGCATCCTGATCGTATTTTGTTACGTTCTGTTTTTGAGTATTTTGTGTTTGATGATAAAGACGCACACTTGAATTTGACTACATTGGTCAATAATCCACTTATCAGTTTAACTGATTGGCAGACCCAGTCAGGGGATTTCAAATAG
- the chrA gene encoding chromate efflux transporter, which yields MGRLEITLPKEHQHPLEIFLIFLRLGLTSFGGPIAHLGYFRQEFVERYKWLDEHAYADLVSLCQFLPGPASSQVGIAIGLSRGGVSGAIASWLGFTLPSAILLVIFGLSSVENHLGSDWLHGLKIAAVAVVAQALWVMGKSLSPDKIRATIAICAAAMATLIPSSLGQLAAIAAGGFFGWAFLNVSTVLPHNSIQTKTGRNTGMALLMMFFILLVLLPVAASSTNSHIIKLFDSFYRVGSLVFGGGHVVLPLLQSQVVPSGWISNDAFLAGYGAAQAIPGPLFTFAAYLGAVSTQTPSSWAGAGIALTAIFLPSFLLIIGILPFWEQLRRYKTMQRAMLGINAAVVGILLAAFYNPVWISSIRSPVDFCLASTAFLLLVFWKSPPWLVVLLAALVTGLGIG from the coding sequence ATGGGACGATTGGAAATTACATTGCCAAAAGAACATCAACATCCTTTGGAAATATTCCTGATTTTTCTCCGGTTGGGGCTAACTTCATTCGGAGGGCCAATTGCCCATCTTGGATATTTCCGTCAGGAGTTTGTGGAGCGCTACAAGTGGCTGGACGAACACGCATATGCCGATCTGGTTTCGTTATGCCAATTTCTGCCAGGACCAGCAAGCAGCCAAGTTGGTATCGCAATTGGATTATCGCGGGGTGGTGTTTCTGGTGCAATCGCTTCATGGCTTGGTTTTACTTTGCCATCGGCAATTCTGCTCGTCATCTTTGGGCTTTCTTCTGTGGAAAACCATCTCGGAAGTGACTGGCTGCATGGGCTCAAGATTGCTGCCGTGGCAGTGGTGGCTCAGGCGCTCTGGGTAATGGGCAAAAGCCTCAGCCCGGATAAAATTCGGGCAACAATCGCCATATGCGCAGCCGCCATGGCAACGTTAATCCCATCCTCGCTTGGACAGCTTGCTGCAATTGCCGCTGGTGGTTTCTTCGGCTGGGCATTCCTCAATGTTTCAACCGTTCTGCCGCATAATTCCATCCAAACCAAGACCGGTAGAAACACTGGGATGGCATTGCTTATGATGTTTTTCATACTTCTGGTTTTACTACCTGTCGCAGCATCGAGTACAAACAGTCATATTATTAAACTATTCGATAGTTTTTATCGCGTCGGCTCACTGGTTTTTGGTGGAGGGCATGTCGTGTTGCCACTTCTTCAGTCACAGGTCGTGCCCTCTGGATGGATATCCAATGACGCTTTCCTTGCCGGATATGGCGCAGCGCAGGCCATTCCGGGGCCGCTGTTTACCTTCGCCGCATATCTTGGTGCTGTTTCTACTCAAACACCTTCCAGTTGGGCGGGAGCAGGAATCGCACTGACTGCGATATTCCTGCCATCATTCCTATTAATTATCGGGATTCTGCCGTTTTGGGAACAACTACGCCGTTATAAGACCATGCAGCGGGCGATGCTCGGGATTAACGCGGCGGTAGTGGGAATTTTACTCGCCGCTTTTTACAATCCGGTATGGATAAGCTCAATCCGGAGTCCGGTTGACTTCTGCCTGGCATCTACCGCCTTTTTGCTCCTGGTCTTCTGGAAGTCTCCCCCGTGGTTGGTCGTACTGCTGGCAGCATTGGTTACAGGATTGGGAATTGGTTAA
- a CDS encoding DUF1345 domain-containing protein, protein MRNLSDFQRLGIAVVAGLLTFFVLPNRIILLDTRIIASWDVAASTSLLLAWVTMAGADATATKTSTLNKRQSSSGILALVILAALASLMALTFLFKANENVSELAKIAHVGLSVIALVTSWLLIHTRYAFHYAHRYYVSSGSTHRKILGGLSFPGGNPPDYFDFAYFSFVIGMTSQVSDVTITSRVMRRITLIHGLLSFAFNMGVLALSINIVASMI, encoded by the coding sequence GTGCGTAATTTAAGTGATTTTCAGCGTTTAGGTATTGCGGTAGTCGCAGGATTACTTACATTTTTTGTCCTGCCCAACCGCATCATCTTGCTGGACACACGTATCATCGCCAGCTGGGATGTGGCAGCAAGCACAAGTTTATTACTCGCCTGGGTAACCATGGCAGGTGCTGATGCGACTGCCACAAAAACCAGCACGTTAAATAAGCGTCAAAGTAGTTCAGGTATATTGGCGCTAGTCATCTTGGCAGCATTGGCCAGCCTGATGGCACTTACGTTTTTATTCAAAGCCAATGAGAACGTCAGCGAACTAGCCAAAATTGCACACGTAGGACTTTCAGTTATCGCGTTAGTTACGTCATGGCTGCTGATACACACGCGCTACGCCTTCCACTACGCTCATCGCTATTACGTTAGCAGTGGTAGCACACACAGAAAAATATTGGGCGGGCTAAGTTTCCCTGGTGGCAACCCTCCAGATTACTTCGATTTTGCCTACTTTTCATTCGTCATCGGCATGACCTCACAAGTCTCCGATGTCACCATCACCTCCCGCGTCATGCGCCGTATCACGCTGATTCATGGCTTGTTATCATTTGCATTTAACATGGGTGTATTGGCACTGAGCATTAATATTGTTGCTAGTATGATTTAA
- a CDS encoding IS30 family transposase — MKQRPRIYYTETQKALMWDRWQKGESLQQIAQLFDRNHSSIQRILSESGGIRPAQRHRSRLALTLAEREEISRAVVAGQSLRSIATSLGRAPSTISREFKRNGGQESYRANQADQAAWDRTLRPKTCKLVANRTLAHIVAGKLQLQWAPEQIAGWLKRIYPDDENYQVSHETIYRSLFIQARGALKKELVQHLRRTRVMRRSRHHSQKTDNHGRITDAVSISERPATAADRAVPGHWEGDLLCGSGNSQIATLVERHTRYVKLVKVTSKDTETVINALIKNARELPQELYKSLTWDRGKEMADHKRFTLATDIKVYFCDPHNPWQRGTNENTNGLLRQYFPKGIDLSTYSQTELNAVAIKLNTRPRKTLNYETHAERFSQSVASTG; from the coding sequence ATGAAACAAAGACCACGAATCTATTACACGGAAACCCAGAAAGCCCTGATGTGGGACCGCTGGCAGAAAGGTGAATCTCTCCAGCAGATCGCGCAGTTGTTTGATCGAAACCACTCATCAATACAACGCATTTTGTCCGAGAGTGGTGGGATACGACCGGCGCAGCGACATCGTTCGAGATTAGCTCTGACTTTGGCTGAGCGCGAAGAGATATCGCGTGCAGTGGTGGCGGGTCAGTCGCTTCGCTCGATTGCAACGTCTCTCGGGCGTGCACCATCCACCATCAGTCGCGAGTTCAAGCGCAACGGTGGACAGGAAAGTTATCGGGCGAATCAAGCTGACCAAGCAGCCTGGGATCGGACGCTTCGCCCCAAGACCTGTAAACTGGTGGCGAACAGAACGTTGGCGCACATCGTGGCAGGGAAGCTCCAATTGCAGTGGGCACCGGAGCAAATTGCTGGATGGCTGAAACGCATTTACCCAGACGACGAGAACTATCAGGTGTCACACGAGACCATCTATCGCAGCCTCTTCATTCAAGCCCGTGGAGCTCTGAAGAAAGAACTGGTGCAGCATTTGAGACGCACACGAGTTATGCGCCGCTCGCGCCATCATTCGCAGAAGACAGACAATCATGGCAGAATTACCGATGCGGTATCGATCAGTGAACGTCCGGCTACGGCAGCAGATCGTGCTGTACCCGGCCACTGGGAGGGTGACCTGCTGTGTGGAAGCGGGAACAGCCAGATTGCGACTCTGGTCGAACGTCATACACGCTACGTGAAGTTGGTAAAGGTCACCAGCAAAGACACCGAAACCGTCATCAACGCGTTGATCAAAAATGCTCGCGAGTTACCGCAGGAACTCTACAAATCGCTGACTTGGGATCGAGGCAAAGAAATGGCAGACCACAAGCGTTTCACGCTAGCGACTGATATTAAGGTTTACTTCTGCGACCCTCATAATCCTTGGCAGCGAGGGACTAATGAGAACACGAATGGGCTATTGAGGCAGTATTTCCCCAAGGGGATAGACCTTTCCACTTACTCGCAAACCGAACTAAATGCAGTAGCTATAAAATTAAATACCCGGCCCAGGAAGACACTTAACTATGAAACGCACGCTGAACGATTCAGCCAATCTGTTGCATCGACCGGTTGA
- a CDS encoding encapsulin-associated ferritin-like protein, with protein sequence MSSVGYHESIEELSDETRDMHRAIVSLMEEMEAVDWYNQRVDACKDEELKAILAHNRDEEKEHASMVLEWIRRKDSAFSKELKDYLFTEKPIAHK encoded by the coding sequence ATGTCAAGTGTCGGTTATCACGAGTCCATTGAAGAGCTATCAGATGAGACACGGGACATGCACAGAGCGATCGTTTCATTAATGGAAGAAATGGAAGCTGTGGATTGGTACAACCAGCGTGTGGATGCATGCAAGGATGAAGAACTCAAGGCAATCCTAGCGCACAATCGCGACGAGGAAAAGGAACATGCTTCTATGGTTCTAGAGTGGATTCGGCGCAAAGACTCAGCATTTTCCAAAGAACTTAAAGACTACTTGTTCACTGAGAAACCAATTGCACACAAATGA